The following DNA comes from Elusimicrobiota bacterium.
AACAGGTTTTCATCCAGTGTGCCCGGGAATTTTATAATAAACGGAATTTTTTTCAATATATGAACAAGATAAATTATGAATTTGTCAAAACCATATCCAAACGAATAAATTACTGTATTTTTTTTTAGTAACTGTAATTGAAAAAAAAGCAGTATAAACCAAACTAATTTATCACAAAAGTTTATTTTTCTGCCGAGTTTGAAAGTATCTTTTATATACGGTTTTTTTCCTCTATCAGGATGTCCGATTGTATATACAGTCAAATTGATTTTATGTTTTATCAACTCCTCTACAAGCAATGACATCTGCCTTTCTGCGCCACCAAGATACGGTGGATAGGTTAAACTGACAACCGCAATTGAATAATTTTTTAACTGATCCATACTTTTATTGGTAGCGCCCGATTTGTAGCGCCCATCTTTGTAGCGTCCATATGGACGATAGCCCATCTTTGTAGCGTCCATCTTTAGATGGACGCTAGTAATTTCGTCCAGTTAAAACTGGACACTACAACTACAAAATCATCGTCCGATTAAAATCGGACGCTACAGATACTCCCCCCCGCCACCCACTGAATACTTTATTGCGTCAAGAATACCTTGAACCATATTATCCAGCGTAAAATATTTTACTTTCTCAAATGCAAGTTTACTTATTTTTTTGCTTGCAGTCTCATTTCCCAAAATTTTTAGAATCGCTGATTTTAACGCTACTAAATCATCTCGGTCAATAATTATTCCATCTCTGTTGTTTTCAATTATTCCATATTCTACCCCACCATATGGAACAGTAATCACCGGTTTGCTATAAGCCATTGCTTCAACTAATGCTAAACTGCTCCAACCCGGCTGAACAAAAACATCACTAATATAGAAATACTTACTTACTTCATCTATTACTTTACCCAAAAAAAGACAATCACTTATATTCTCGCGTTTCACCAAATTAGTCAGGTGTCCCATTTCAGGTCCATCACCAATAATCAGCAAACTGATATTTTGCATGCTTTTTTTTATCTCATTAAATACAACTATCAAGTTTTCAACCCGTTTTCTTGTTTCTAGCGCACCTACATAGAGAATTACTTTTTTATTTGATAAATTATATTTTTTTCTAATTTCGTCAATTTTTTGCTGGTTATTTATCAGTTTTTCTATTTCTGCAAAGCATCTTTCTACACCAATGGTATTCTGTGCGATAAATATTTTTTCCGGCTTTACACCACATGCGATAAAATACTCCTTGCAAATTGAACCGTATCCAATAACCGCAGTTGCATTTTTTAGTATCAATGTATGTATAGGCCCAACAATTTCTTTGAGAATACTTTTTGCTCTGGTACCTTTTTTTCTGCCATTATCCCAGATTATTAACGGGCTCTTGACGATTTTTGAATAGACAAAAATAAACATAGTATTTATCATATTTGTAACACCTTCAGAGATTATTACATCAGGGTTTTCTTTGAAAATATGTAAAAGCAAAAAAGGAAACCATACCAAGCGTATCGGAAAAACTCTGGTATATAACTTAAAGACAAAAGTAAACAACTCTTTATGCTTGAATCCTTCTATATTGGACGCATTTTTTAATGCACCTTTTTTTTCACCTTTTCCATAAAAAAAAGTTAAGTCCACTTTTTCAGCCAGTTTCCTAAAAACAGGCACCCGGTAATGCGGACATACACACTCAATTAAAACAACCTTAGGTTTCTTATTCATTATCCTATTTGTAATATGTTAGCCATTGTAAATTGGACGCAGATTTTCGCAGATAAATCAGGATAGTCAACCCCCAAATTCTTTCACCGCAGAGTCACAGAGTAAAAAGAGTTCACAGAGTTGTTTCTCGGAGTTCTTTCTATGTTTTCTCTGTGGCTTCGTGTCTCTGCGGTAAATTATTGAAATTCCGATGCTGTAAGATATTTATTTTATGTTTAAAATCTTGATAATCTGCGTTCATCTGCGTCCTGTTTTTAACACAACTTACATATTACTCCTAATTTTTGTGGCAATCACTGTTGTTCCCCAGCCGATATGTCGGATAAAAGGAATCAGGTTGATTATTTTGATAATTCTATTTATAAACTTTGAGCGGAAACCAAACGAACTAAAGAAATCAATTCTAAACCCGTTTTTTTTCAACATATTTATTATATCAACAGGATTCATATAAAAAACAGCATCTTCATCACCACCACTGCCTGTCAGGTTTTCTACCTGCAACTCTCTGAAATAAATTTTGTTATCAATACCAACCTCTTTTTTTATTATCCTGCCTGAATTTTTATAAAAAGACATCCTGAACACATTCCGCAGAATATACAATAGTGCATTTTTAACAGACGAATTATCAAATGGATTGTCTATATTATTAATCGGGCTGAAATAATTCGGTCCTATCAAAACCACTTTTCCATTTTTTTTTAATACCCGT
Coding sequences within:
- a CDS encoding glycosyltransferase family 4 protein, whose protein sequence is MNKKPKVVLIECVCPHYRVPVFRKLAEKVDLTFFYGKGEKKGALKNASNIEGFKHKELFTFVFKLYTRVFPIRLVWFPFLLLHIFKENPDVIISEGVTNMINTMFIFVYSKIVKSPLIIWDNGRKKGTRAKSILKEIVGPIHTLILKNATAVIGYGSICKEYFIACGVKPEKIFIAQNTIGVERCFAEIEKLINNQQKIDEIRKKYNLSNKKVILYVGALETRKRVENLIVVFNEIKKSMQNISLLIIGDGPEMGHLTNLVKRENISDCLFLGKVIDEVSKYFYISDVFVQPGWSSLALVEAMAYSKPVITVPYGGVEYGIIENNRDGIIIDRDDLVALKSAILKILGNETASKKISKLAFEKVKYFTLDNMVQGILDAIKYSVGGGGEYL